A part of Terriglobus roseus genomic DNA contains:
- the argC gene encoding N-acetyl-gamma-glutamyl-phosphate reductase — protein sequence MSTALYETEPLATLAKLPRSTVRTAVAGVTGYAGGELARLLLNHPRLRETQPIFLGRMGSEADGTTVYDLHPHIAHNEISAPAVVPFTWETLRDSGTEILFLATPHEQSREWVPFALEAGMRVIDLSGAWRLHDAANAAVYKLHDANPVLAAKLQEEAVYGNPELHRDEIREARLVANPGCYSTSIILALAPFIRAGIVDVEHGIVCDAKSGVSGAGKAPTAKTHFMYAADNLSAYAVFGHRHTGEMLEQLGLSSDQIQFTPHLLPIPRGILSTIYLRLNEKKSAAEVEAVLRNFYAGSPMVRVHRSGDLPQIQHVARTNYCDIGFELAPDGKRLVVVSCLDNLLKGASGQAVQNLNVMCGWKESEGLL from the coding sequence ATGAGCACAGCACTGTATGAAACGGAGCCGCTGGCTACGCTGGCGAAGCTCCCACGTTCCACCGTTCGCACCGCCGTTGCAGGCGTCACTGGTTACGCTGGTGGCGAACTTGCGCGTTTGCTGTTGAACCATCCGCGCCTGCGCGAGACGCAGCCAATCTTCCTTGGTCGCATGGGCTCTGAAGCGGACGGCACCACGGTATACGATCTGCATCCGCACATTGCGCATAACGAAATTAGCGCCCCCGCAGTCGTTCCCTTCACATGGGAGACATTGCGCGACAGCGGCACAGAGATTCTTTTCCTTGCGACGCCGCATGAACAGTCGCGCGAGTGGGTTCCATTCGCACTGGAAGCGGGAATGCGCGTCATCGACCTATCCGGTGCATGGCGTCTGCATGACGCTGCAAACGCAGCCGTGTACAAGCTGCACGATGCCAATCCTGTACTCGCTGCAAAGCTGCAGGAAGAAGCGGTCTACGGCAATCCGGAACTGCATCGCGACGAGATTCGTGAAGCACGCCTTGTCGCGAATCCCGGCTGCTATTCCACCAGCATCATCCTGGCGCTCGCACCGTTTATCCGCGCCGGGATCGTCGATGTGGAACACGGCATTGTGTGCGATGCGAAGAGTGGTGTGAGTGGCGCGGGCAAAGCACCGACGGCGAAAACACACTTCATGTATGCCGCTGACAATCTTTCGGCATATGCGGTCTTCGGACATCGGCACACCGGCGAAATGTTGGAACAGCTTGGATTGAGCAGCGATCAGATTCAGTTCACACCACATCTGCTGCCCATTCCACGCGGCATTCTGTCGACCATCTATCTGCGGTTGAACGAAAAGAAATCTGCCGCGGAAGTAGAAGCAGTGCTGCGCAATTTCTACGCTGGCAGCCCAATGGTGCGAGTTCATCGCTCAGGTGATCTGCCGCAGATTCAGCACGTGGCACGTACGAACTATTGCGATATCGGATTTGAGCTTGCGCCCGATGGTAAGCGGCTCGTTGTTGTTTCCTGCCTGGACAACCTCCTCAAAGGGGCTTCCGGACAGGCTGTTCAGAACTTGAATGTGATGTGTGGTTGGAAGGAATCGGAGGGACTCCTGTGA
- a CDS encoding helix-turn-helix domain-containing protein, whose protein sequence is MPNAAEIAIREVMDIRQAAGYLGISSDTLYRYASEGFVPAFKLGNRWRFKKTLLDTWMDRQSGIVAPEPVTVKAESKKPARSAK, encoded by the coding sequence ATGCCGAACGCCGCAGAAATAGCTATTCGCGAAGTCATGGATATCCGCCAGGCAGCCGGATATCTGGGAATCAGCAGCGACACGCTGTACCGCTATGCCTCGGAAGGATTTGTGCCCGCGTTTAAGCTGGGAAACCGCTGGCGGTTCAAGAAGACCCTGCTCGATACATGGATGGATCGCCAGTCAGGCATCGTGGCACCTGAGCCGGTAACAGTGAAGGCTGAAAGCAAGAAGCCAGCACGTTCCGCAAAATAG
- a CDS encoding metallophosphoesterase: MSSRKSAIENLTRRRFLAGAALTAGGLTLYAGEIERHLLMTVERTVYIRNLPAPFHGFRIAQLSDFHFHNYDESFFVRHAVRRVNELAPDMVALTGDFVTTVKDDNRNQSVPNAYACAEILSEIKCSIRFCSLGNHDAPIKRDVADALGRNGLKLLLNQFTSLERRGERIWVSGIADAYFDVPNLALAMPKRKPNEPIVLLGHEPDFADTVASQNYDVDLMLAGHTHGGQVRLPFLPPILLPAMGEKYVEDLHKVGDSAMQVYVNRGLGCMHLPFRFNCPPELTLLTLQPA, encoded by the coding sequence ATGTCCTCGCGGAAGAGCGCAATAGAAAACCTTACGCGACGACGGTTTCTCGCGGGCGCTGCGCTTACCGCAGGTGGTCTAACCCTTTACGCTGGCGAGATTGAACGGCACTTGCTCATGACCGTGGAGCGCACGGTTTACATCCGCAATCTACCTGCTCCGTTTCACGGCTTCCGCATCGCACAGCTCAGTGATTTCCACTTTCATAACTATGACGAATCATTCTTCGTCCGCCATGCCGTTCGGCGGGTGAATGAACTTGCGCCGGACATGGTTGCGCTCACAGGCGATTTCGTCACCACAGTCAAGGACGACAACCGCAACCAATCAGTCCCGAATGCATACGCCTGCGCCGAAATTCTGAGCGAGATTAAATGCTCGATACGCTTCTGCTCTCTTGGCAATCATGATGCGCCGATTAAGCGAGACGTAGCCGATGCGCTTGGTCGCAACGGCCTCAAGCTGTTATTGAACCAATTCACATCACTTGAAAGACGAGGCGAAAGAATCTGGGTTTCCGGCATTGCTGATGCTTACTTCGACGTGCCCAATCTCGCGCTCGCTATGCCAAAAAGAAAACCGAACGAACCGATCGTCCTGCTGGGACACGAACCGGATTTTGCCGACACCGTTGCTTCTCAGAACTACGATGTAGATCTGATGTTGGCGGGCCATACACACGGAGGACAGGTGCGGCTTCCGTTCCTACCGCCAATCCTGTTGCCTGCCATGGGTGAGAAATATGTGGAGGATCTGCACAAGGTGGGCGATTCTGCGATGCAGGTCTATGTAAATCGCGGCCTCGGCTGCATGCACCTACCATTCCGGTTTAACTGCCCACCAGAACTCACGCTGCTTACGCTGCAACCTGCCTGA
- the accB gene encoding acetyl-CoA carboxylase biotin carboxyl carrier protein gives MMEQNDLQELRELVSFLKDNGIAEFDLHRGEQHVRIKFSQPAAPIAFDPAQFAHFAAAPHVAPAPVAAAPLAVPAPAAAASPAEVLHEVKSPIVGTFYESSAPGSAPFVKVGDTISVGQVVCIVEAMKLMNEIESDVAGEVVKILTENGTPVEYGQPLFAVRPR, from the coding sequence ATGATGGAACAGAACGATTTGCAGGAACTTCGCGAGCTTGTCTCCTTCTTGAAGGACAACGGAATCGCCGAATTTGATCTTCACCGCGGAGAGCAGCATGTCCGCATCAAGTTTTCGCAGCCTGCGGCACCGATCGCGTTCGATCCGGCGCAGTTTGCGCATTTTGCGGCTGCTCCGCACGTAGCCCCGGCACCCGTAGCGGCCGCTCCGCTGGCTGTTCCTGCGCCTGCAGCGGCGGCTTCCCCGGCAGAGGTGCTGCACGAGGTGAAGTCGCCCATCGTGGGTACGTTCTATGAGAGCTCCGCTCCTGGTTCTGCTCCGTTCGTGAAGGTGGGTGACACCATCTCCGTTGGCCAAGTGGTGTGCATCGTGGAAGCCATGAAGCTCATGAACGAGATCGAGAGCGACGTTGCCGGTGAAGTGGTGAAGATCCTCACTGAGAACGGGACGCCCGTGGAATACGGTCAGCCGCTGTTCGCGGTACGGCCGCGGTAA
- a CDS encoding glutamate synthase-related protein, with protein sequence MATQILPTRSEVTSACRPVRSLVDPRFDHDSCGVGFVADSGNKPSHKVLTDALTALARLAHRGAVAADGKSSDGVGIMTAVPRALLLAATGVTLADERPLGVGVVFVNEKGANTCDVLEACLVEQGLTVLAWRDVPVKPEVLGEIALGTMPEIRHVLVTADVEDLERSLYLARKSFERKFEAGETSGYVASLSTNKIVYKSMCSGRLLPEFFPDLQDAGYVTPYALFHQRYATNTTPAWHRAQPGRMLAHNGEINTVWGNRARMEARYSTLPAECQPILTKDGTDSTSLDETVELLTRNGYSIAEAIRVLLPPAVTNRDSAFLKYHRDTMEPWDGPAALGFADGRYVGAALDRNGLRPSRYAITTDGLVVAGSEAGLVDIDPETVLHSGRLGPGQMLVVDLEAKKIYENDQLLDLFDEDGSYAALIDDLTISAEWVDLPPTDFDAIARAQKSFGYTKEDVRMILTPMAADGKDAVWSMGDDTPLAPLARTPRPIYAYFRQRFAQVTNPAIDPLREAIVVSLHTRLGPWSHMLDKHATLPGMSLGSPFLSVGKLDALRQGKYPHSDTLRLRELRCVFNKDFSLQVGIEALCTNAVELVSSGVEILLLSDRYADADNLPIPMAIAVSVVHHALVKAGLRTATGIAVEAGDVRDVHHAAVLIGYGAGAVCPWLALETARATAGADGDPKVPEVKMLKAFDAGLAKIMSKMGVSVVDSYRGAYPFDILGLGNEVVDRCFPNTPAPIGGAGFAQIEHAIRQNWGAPVSDELQAKIDLPDYGWVKFRKADLAEPHAWAPSHVKALQSVVGSARNVALPEDPAKAFQIYSSAVDSSNDPTVLRELLEISPAGAELPLDKVEQPSSMYKRFIASAMSLGSLSPEAHTTITIAMNTLGGKSNTGEGGEDSDVYRTHPGNRRVPQPGEAAAFVNKPAQGGVAVAEPMVEAPAIHSLLNNRIKQVASGRFGVTAEYLAHAEEIEIKVAQGAKPGEGGQLPGHKVSGLIARLRHAQPGVPLISPPPHHDIYSIEDLAELIHDLKRVNKRAAVGVKLVSSCGVGTVAAGVAKAYADYVVIAGNVGGTGAAALSSIKYAGNPWELGLAEAQQTLMANGMRGRVRLRTDGGLSTARDVLIAALLGADEYAFGTAVLVVLGCDMARQCHLNTCPTGIATQKPELRARFRGKPEHVVRFFQQLAGDLQQLLARYGLASIEDAIGRVDLLQQVRADGGLDLSPMLAQVGEGPRKWAGIRNDRPESRPALDEPWVEPALAAVVEGKPYEVMEVIANRDRAVGARIAGEISVLRAKAESPMPVPDININLVGTAGQSFGAFAVEGMHLTLTGEANDFVGKGLSGGEIVIRARGMAVGSGGHHVVLGNVALYGATAGKLFAAGYAGERFAVRNSGATAVVAGVGDHGCEYMTGGTVVVLGEIGMNFGAGMTGGIAWIYDVDDTVLSQTRYHAEFLQAVPFDEVEAEAQAELKALLEEHAAKAGSTRAARMLADWPAYSPRFLRMVPLPQA encoded by the coding sequence ATGGCTACCCAGATTTTGCCGACCCGTTCTGAGGTCACGAGTGCCTGTCGTCCAGTGCGCTCGCTTGTCGACCCGCGTTTTGACCACGACTCCTGTGGTGTTGGATTTGTTGCGGATTCCGGAAATAAACCGTCACACAAGGTGCTTACAGACGCCCTGACGGCACTTGCCCGCCTGGCTCATCGTGGTGCTGTGGCTGCAGATGGTAAGAGTTCCGATGGTGTGGGCATTATGACGGCGGTTCCGCGTGCGCTTCTGCTGGCTGCAACTGGCGTGACGCTTGCTGATGAAAGGCCGCTGGGCGTTGGCGTGGTCTTCGTCAATGAGAAGGGTGCGAATACCTGCGATGTGCTGGAAGCATGCCTGGTAGAGCAGGGTCTTACGGTACTGGCATGGCGCGATGTTCCGGTGAAGCCGGAAGTGCTGGGTGAGATTGCTCTGGGAACCATGCCGGAAATCCGTCATGTATTAGTGACGGCAGATGTTGAAGATTTGGAGCGCAGCCTGTACCTGGCGCGCAAGAGCTTTGAGCGGAAGTTTGAGGCAGGCGAAACGTCCGGTTATGTCGCTTCACTTTCCACGAACAAGATTGTTTACAAGTCCATGTGCAGCGGACGCTTGCTGCCGGAATTCTTTCCTGACCTGCAGGATGCTGGATATGTGACTCCGTATGCGCTGTTCCACCAGCGTTATGCGACGAACACCACGCCCGCGTGGCATCGTGCGCAGCCGGGTCGCATGCTGGCGCACAACGGTGAAATCAACACCGTGTGGGGCAATCGCGCACGCATGGAAGCTCGTTACTCCACGCTGCCTGCAGAGTGCCAGCCCATCCTGACGAAGGACGGCACGGATTCCACATCGCTCGATGAAACCGTTGAGCTGCTGACGCGTAATGGCTACAGCATCGCTGAGGCGATCCGTGTTCTGCTGCCGCCTGCGGTGACCAACCGTGATTCGGCGTTTCTGAAATATCACCGCGACACGATGGAGCCGTGGGACGGTCCTGCTGCGCTAGGATTTGCCGATGGTCGCTACGTGGGCGCTGCGCTCGACCGCAATGGTCTCCGTCCGAGCCGCTACGCCATCACAACGGATGGTCTCGTTGTTGCTGGTTCGGAAGCTGGTTTGGTCGATATCGATCCAGAAACGGTGCTTCACAGCGGACGTCTTGGCCCCGGTCAGATGCTGGTAGTCGACCTTGAAGCGAAGAAGATCTACGAGAACGATCAGTTGCTGGACCTGTTCGATGAGGACGGCTCTTACGCAGCACTGATCGACGATCTGACGATTTCAGCGGAGTGGGTTGATCTGCCACCGACTGATTTCGACGCCATCGCCCGCGCACAGAAGAGCTTCGGTTACACGAAGGAAGATGTGCGCATGATTCTGACGCCGATGGCAGCGGACGGCAAGGACGCAGTGTGGTCCATGGGCGACGACACTCCGTTGGCTCCGTTGGCACGCACACCGCGTCCTATCTATGCCTACTTCCGGCAGCGCTTTGCGCAGGTGACCAATCCGGCAATCGATCCTCTGCGTGAGGCCATCGTTGTCTCTCTCCATACCCGTTTAGGACCGTGGTCGCACATGCTGGACAAGCATGCGACATTGCCCGGTATGTCGCTGGGATCGCCGTTCCTTTCCGTGGGCAAGCTTGATGCTCTGCGTCAGGGTAAGTATCCGCATAGCGATACGCTTCGGTTGCGTGAGTTGAGGTGTGTATTCAACAAGGACTTCTCACTGCAGGTCGGCATTGAGGCTCTGTGCACCAACGCTGTTGAGTTGGTCAGCTCCGGTGTTGAGATCCTCCTACTGAGCGATCGGTACGCTGATGCCGATAACCTGCCAATTCCGATGGCCATTGCCGTCAGCGTCGTGCATCACGCGCTGGTGAAGGCAGGCCTGCGCACTGCCACTGGCATTGCGGTGGAAGCAGGCGATGTGCGTGATGTACATCATGCTGCTGTGCTGATTGGTTATGGCGCGGGTGCAGTGTGTCCGTGGTTGGCACTTGAGACGGCACGTGCAACGGCCGGTGCCGACGGCGATCCGAAGGTGCCGGAAGTGAAGATGCTGAAGGCCTTTGATGCTGGTCTCGCAAAGATCATGTCGAAGATGGGCGTCAGCGTGGTGGACAGCTACCGCGGTGCATATCCTTTCGACATTCTTGGTTTGGGCAACGAAGTGGTGGATCGCTGCTTCCCGAACACTCCTGCTCCCATTGGCGGTGCCGGATTTGCCCAGATCGAGCACGCTATCCGTCAGAACTGGGGAGCACCTGTATCCGACGAGCTTCAGGCGAAGATCGACCTGCCGGACTACGGTTGGGTGAAGTTCCGCAAGGCGGACTTGGCGGAACCGCACGCGTGGGCGCCGTCGCACGTGAAGGCGTTGCAGTCTGTTGTGGGATCGGCACGTAACGTGGCTCTCCCGGAAGATCCGGCGAAGGCATTCCAGATTTACTCGTCCGCCGTGGATTCCAGCAATGATCCCACGGTGTTGCGTGAGCTGCTGGAGATTTCTCCGGCTGGTGCGGAACTGCCATTGGATAAGGTGGAGCAGCCTTCCTCGATGTACAAGCGCTTCATTGCTTCGGCGATGTCGCTTGGTTCACTGAGCCCTGAGGCGCACACCACCATCACCATTGCGATGAACACGCTTGGCGGTAAGAGCAACACGGGTGAAGGTGGCGAGGACTCTGACGTCTACCGTACGCATCCTGGCAACCGTCGCGTGCCGCAGCCTGGTGAGGCTGCCGCGTTTGTGAACAAGCCTGCGCAGGGCGGTGTTGCTGTTGCAGAGCCGATGGTTGAGGCTCCTGCAATTCATTCGCTGCTGAACAATCGCATCAAGCAGGTAGCCAGCGGACGTTTCGGCGTCACGGCAGAATACCTTGCTCATGCGGAAGAGATTGAGATCAAGGTGGCGCAGGGAGCCAAGCCCGGTGAGGGCGGCCAGCTTCCCGGTCACAAGGTTTCTGGTCTCATTGCGCGTCTGCGTCATGCGCAGCCGGGCGTGCCTCTGATCTCGCCGCCGCCGCACCACGACATCTACTCCATTGAAGATCTGGCGGAGTTGATCCACGACCTGAAGCGCGTGAACAAGCGCGCTGCTGTGGGCGTGAAGCTGGTTTCAAGCTGTGGCGTAGGTACAGTCGCAGCCGGTGTTGCGAAGGCGTATGCGGATTACGTAGTCATCGCGGGCAACGTGGGTGGCACAGGCGCTGCGGCGCTTTCGTCGATCAAGTACGCTGGCAATCCGTGGGAGCTTGGTCTGGCCGAGGCGCAGCAGACGTTGATGGCGAATGGTATGCGTGGACGTGTTCGTCTGCGCACAGACGGTGGTTTGTCCACCGCACGCGATGTTCTGATCGCAGCGCTGCTCGGCGCGGATGAATACGCCTTTGGTACGGCGGTTTTGGTTGTGCTGGGCTGTGATATGGCTCGCCAGTGCCATCTGAACACGTGCCCCACGGGCATTGCTACGCAGAAGCCAGAGCTTCGTGCTCGCTTCCGTGGCAAGCCGGAGCATGTAGTGCGCTTCTTCCAGCAGCTTGCAGGCGATCTGCAGCAGTTGCTGGCGCGCTACGGCCTCGCCTCCATCGAAGACGCAATCGGACGCGTCGACTTACTACAGCAGGTGCGTGCCGACGGCGGTCTGGATCTCTCTCCGATGCTGGCACAGGTTGGAGAAGGTCCGCGCAAGTGGGCTGGCATTCGCAACGATCGCCCGGAGAGCCGTCCGGCCTTGGATGAGCCGTGGGTGGAACCCGCGCTGGCGGCGGTGGTGGAAGGCAAGCCGTACGAGGTCATGGAGGTCATTGCCAACCGTGATCGTGCTGTAGGCGCTCGTATTGCTGGTGAGATTTCAGTGCTGCGTGCCAAGGCGGAATCGCCAATGCCGGTGCCGGATATCAATATCAACCTTGTTGGCACCGCCGGGCAGAGCTTTGGCGCATTCGCCGTCGAAGGCATGCACCTGACTCTAACCGGTGAAGCGAATGACTTCGTTGGTAAGGGGCTTAGCGGCGGAGAAATCGTCATCCGTGCACGCGGCATGGCGGTTGGAAGCGGTGGCCATCACGTGGTGCTGGGCAACGTTGCACTGTACGGCGCAACGGCAGGCAAACTGTTTGCTGCGGGCTATGCAGGCGAGCGCTTCGCCGTGCGTAACTCCGGCGCTACAGCAGTCGTTGCAGGCGTGGGTGATCACGGCTGCGAATACATGACTGGCGGTACGGTTGTCGTTCTCGGCGAAATCGGTATGAACTTTGGCGCAGGCATGACCGGTGGTATCGCGTGGATTTATGACGTGGATGACACTGTTCTCTCGCAGACGCGTTACCACGCAGAGTTCTTGCAGGCGGTCCCATTTGACGAGGTCGAGGCAGAAGCGCAGGCAGAACTCAAGGCTCTTCTGGAAGAGCACGCCGCCAAGGCAGGCAGCACACGCGCAGCGCGTATGTTGGCAGATTGGCCGGCTTACTCCCCGAGGTTCCTTCGCATGGTGCCGTTGCCGCAGGCCTGA
- a CDS encoding AMP-dependent synthetase/ligase → MDLRTLNDVFLNATSRGSERAILTPVGDQWEAISCDALYWSTRRLAAWLQSQGIAKGDRVGLIAENRWEWAVTDFASLTIGAVDVPMFPTLTADQTKAQLVDSGTKIVFVSTQDVAKKVVGTGFAGTIVSMDSGEIGIPFADLVKGENSSARDAAFDQALASVQPEDMATIIYTSGTTGDAKGVVLSHGNIASNLSMTTELFRFGPDDLMVSFLPLSHVTARHIDYLFYAENVTLAYVNRPERVLPAMAAVKPTIFVAVPRVYERVRQSAEGKALKAGGLKAKIFQWAIKTGAKHRDKVAQMQGEPSSLAWKIANKLVYSKLREAFGGRVKVFVAGGAPLGIDLAQWFASAGIPILEGYGLTETSPVIAVNLPGRNKLGTIGPKLKNIDVRFAEDGELEVRGPSIFKGYWQKPQQTADVMDGEWFRTGDIGKIDSEGFLSITDRKKELIKTVGGKFIAPQPIENKLKVSSLIGFVALQGDKRKYVAAIVSPNFPVLEEWAKQQGINASDRRTLVQDDNVIKLYQKEFDRVNQEAAPWEKVKRFRLVSDEWTVDGGEVTPSLKLKRRVVAANYAKEIEAMYSGADAE, encoded by the coding sequence ATGGACCTGCGTACGCTGAACGACGTTTTTCTGAATGCCACTTCGCGCGGCAGTGAGCGCGCCATACTTACACCCGTTGGCGACCAGTGGGAGGCCATCTCCTGCGACGCTTTGTACTGGAGCACGCGACGCCTCGCGGCGTGGCTGCAATCGCAGGGAATTGCGAAGGGTGATCGCGTTGGTCTGATTGCAGAAAACCGCTGGGAATGGGCTGTGACAGATTTCGCGTCCTTGACCATCGGTGCTGTTGATGTTCCCATGTTTCCCACGCTTACTGCGGACCAGACAAAGGCGCAGCTTGTCGATAGCGGTACAAAGATTGTCTTCGTCTCCACGCAGGATGTTGCGAAGAAAGTCGTGGGTACGGGATTCGCGGGAACGATCGTCTCCATGGACAGTGGCGAAATCGGAATTCCTTTTGCTGATCTTGTGAAAGGTGAGAATTCTTCTGCGCGTGATGCGGCATTCGATCAGGCTCTGGCGTCTGTGCAACCGGAAGATATGGCCACCATCATCTACACCTCCGGCACCACCGGCGATGCAAAGGGCGTGGTGTTGTCGCACGGCAACATCGCTTCCAATCTCTCGATGACCACGGAGCTATTTCGCTTCGGACCGGATGACCTGATGGTGTCGTTCCTGCCTCTGTCGCACGTAACGGCACGCCACATTGATTACCTGTTCTATGCGGAGAATGTCACGCTGGCATATGTCAACCGTCCAGAGCGTGTGCTGCCTGCTATGGCCGCTGTGAAGCCGACGATCTTTGTCGCGGTGCCGCGTGTCTACGAACGCGTGCGTCAATCCGCAGAGGGCAAAGCGTTGAAGGCGGGTGGTCTAAAGGCGAAGATCTTCCAGTGGGCGATCAAGACCGGCGCAAAGCATCGCGACAAGGTGGCGCAAATGCAGGGCGAGCCTTCGTCGCTGGCATGGAAGATTGCAAACAAGCTGGTGTACAGCAAGCTGCGTGAGGCGTTCGGTGGGCGCGTGAAGGTCTTTGTTGCCGGTGGTGCTCCGCTCGGCATCGACCTGGCGCAGTGGTTCGCGTCGGCGGGCATTCCAATTCTCGAGGGTTATGGGCTTACCGAGACGTCTCCCGTCATCGCCGTCAATCTGCCAGGTCGCAACAAACTTGGCACTATTGGTCCCAAGTTGAAGAACATCGACGTGCGCTTTGCAGAGGATGGAGAGTTGGAGGTTCGTGGTCCCAGCATCTTCAAGGGCTATTGGCAAAAGCCGCAGCAGACTGCGGATGTCATGGATGGCGAGTGGTTCCGAACGGGCGACATTGGCAAGATCGACTCGGAAGGCTTTCTCTCCATCACTGACCGTAAAAAAGAACTGATCAAGACTGTGGGCGGCAAGTTTATTGCGCCTCAGCCGATTGAGAACAAGCTGAAGGTCTCATCGCTCATCGGCTTTGTGGCCCTGCAGGGCGACAAACGAAAATACGTCGCTGCGATCGTTTCTCCCAACTTTCCAGTATTGGAAGAGTGGGCCAAGCAGCAGGGAATCAACGCATCGGATCGCAGAACCTTAGTTCAGGATGACAACGTCATTAAGCTTTATCAAAAAGAATTTGATCGAGTGAATCAGGAGGCTGCGCCATGGGAAAAGGTGAAGCGGTTCCGGTTAGTGTCCGATGAATGGACAGTGGATGGCGGTGAAGTAACCCCCAGTCTGAAGCTCAAGCGGCGTGTCGTTGCTGCTAACTATGCGAAAGAAATCGAAGCAATGTATAGCGGTGCGGATGCGGAATGA
- a CDS encoding arginine repressor, with the protein MKQQRQSAIRELLVTTAIVSQDELRKKLQKRGFTVTQATLSRDFHELRVYKGPNGYALPGDLDEEDDDPGIKETLFNFGLEVKQAQNLLVLITRTSGAQPVAAALDYEDWPEMLGTIAGDDTVLVICADSKGAAALKTRMEELIG; encoded by the coding sequence ATGAAACAGCAGCGCCAATCAGCAATTCGCGAGCTTCTGGTGACGACCGCAATCGTCAGTCAGGATGAGCTTCGCAAGAAGCTGCAGAAGCGCGGTTTCACTGTCACGCAAGCGACGCTTTCTCGCGATTTCCATGAGCTTCGCGTTTACAAGGGACCGAATGGATATGCGCTCCCGGGCGATTTAGATGAAGAGGATGACGATCCCGGCATCAAGGAAACACTTTTCAACTTTGGCCTGGAAGTAAAACAGGCTCAAAATCTTCTCGTTCTCATCACACGCACCAGTGGAGCGCAGCCCGTAGCCGCGGCACTGGATTACGAAGATTGGCCGGAGATGCTGGGAACGATTGCCGGCGACGACACGGTCCTTGTCATCTGCGCCGATTCAAAAGGCGCTGCCGCGCTGAAGACGCGCATGGAAGAGTTGATCGGATGA
- a CDS encoding M24 family metallopeptidase, whose translation MRQGNTWHRILLKMMHRGRIRHLAQELRRRSIPSLLVTNLPDVRYLTGFTGSNAALVVVAEPRVSARLFTDGRYTVQAKREVQGATVRIAPKSALAEACDWAEQHAARCGFDRSQTTVAALASMKKSLGKRSFFVPADGLIAALRMVKDAIEVDYMRRAASLTCSLYEGLLGWIEPGMRERDIAAELEHRARLSGAEAMSFETIVASGERSSQPHARATQAHISAGNLVTLDFGIVLDGYCSDMTRTFAVGYGEKPVPPKAKVRWAEQREVFGAVLAAQQAGVNAVRAGATCGEVDRAARSVLEAAGYGKYFTHSTGHGVGLEIHEVPRVGKDSKDVLKAGTVITIEPGVYLPGRFGVRIEDSVLVTEDGAEVLTPAHKGWMEL comes from the coding sequence ATGCGACAGGGAAACACCTGGCATCGTATCCTGTTAAAGATGATGCATCGCGGACGTATCCGCCATCTGGCACAGGAGTTGCGACGCCGGTCGATACCGTCGCTGTTGGTTACAAACCTTCCAGACGTCCGTTATCTAACGGGCTTCACAGGATCAAATGCCGCATTGGTCGTGGTGGCTGAGCCGCGTGTGTCTGCGCGACTATTTACCGACGGCCGCTACACAGTGCAGGCTAAGCGCGAAGTGCAAGGCGCGACTGTTCGCATCGCTCCGAAATCCGCACTTGCAGAGGCATGCGATTGGGCGGAGCAACATGCGGCCCGATGTGGTTTCGATCGCAGCCAAACTACTGTCGCCGCCTTGGCTTCTATGAAGAAGTCCCTAGGAAAGAGAAGCTTTTTCGTTCCCGCGGACGGCTTGATCGCAGCGTTGCGGATGGTCAAGGATGCCATTGAGGTGGATTACATGCGCCGAGCGGCGTCTTTGACTTGTTCGCTCTACGAGGGGCTGCTCGGGTGGATTGAACCAGGCATGCGGGAGCGAGACATTGCTGCTGAGCTTGAACACCGCGCACGTCTGTCCGGTGCGGAAGCCATGAGTTTCGAAACAATCGTGGCTTCGGGTGAACGCAGCAGCCAGCCACATGCCCGTGCCACCCAAGCGCACATCTCTGCGGGAAACCTGGTCACACTCGACTTTGGCATTGTTCTGGATGGTTATTGCTCTGATATGACCCGCACCTTCGCTGTGGGATACGGTGAAAAGCCGGTGCCGCCAAAGGCAAAAGTGCGCTGGGCAGAACAGCGCGAAGTATTTGGAGCGGTTCTTGCTGCACAGCAGGCCGGGGTTAACGCAGTGCGTGCAGGTGCTACCTGTGGCGAGGTGGATCGTGCTGCGCGATCCGTTTTGGAGGCGGCAGGGTATGGAAAATACTTCACCCACTCCACCGGACATGGCGTCGGACTGGAAATTCATGAGGTTCCCCGGGTAGGGAAAGACAGTAAAGACGTTCTGAAGGCCGGAACCGTGATTACAATCGAACCCGGGGTGTATCTGCCCGGACGCTTCGGCGTGCGCATCGAAGATTCTGTACTGGTCACTGAAGATGGCGCCGAGGTGCTGACCCCCGCACACAAAGGCTGGATGGAACTGTAA